From the Manis javanica isolate MJ-LG chromosome 11, MJ_LKY, whole genome shotgun sequence genome, one window contains:
- the LOC118968007 gene encoding olfactory receptor 10A5-like isoform X1, giving the protein MARGNLTTVSEFVLMSFSSLPTEIQSLLFLTFLIIYLVTLMGNSLIILITLADPTLHSPMYFFLRNLSFLEIGFNLVIVPKMLGTLIVQDTTISFHGCATQMYFFFFFGAAECSLLATMAYDRYVAICYPLHYPVIMNPRTRAKLAFAAWFPGFPVATVQTTWLFSFPFCGANKVNHFFCDSPPVLRLVCADTALFEIYAVVGSIIFIMIPCLLILCSYTRIAAAILKIPSAKGKHKAFSTCSSHLLVVSLFYVSSSLTYARPKSNNSPESKKLLSLSYTVVTPMLNPIIYSLRNNEVKNAIGQTFRKFVGLRSCIL; this is encoded by the coding sequence ATGGCTAGAGGAAACCTGACAACAGTTAGTGAGTTTGTCCTCATGAGCTTCTCATCCCTTCCTACAGAAATACAGTCGTTGCTCTTCCTGACGTTCCTCATCATCTACCTGGTCACCCTGATGGGAAACAGCCTCATCATTCTGATTACCTTAGCTGACCCCACGCTGCATagtcccatgtacttcttcctcaggaacTTGTCCTTCCTGGAGATTGGCTTCAACCTCGTCATTGTGCCCAAGATGCTGGGGACCTTGATCGTCCAGGACACAACCATCTCCTTCCATGGCTGTGCCACTCAgatgtatttcttcttcttcttcggAGCTGCTGAATGTTCCCTCCTGGCCACCATGGCATACGACCGCTATGTAGCCATCTGCTATCCCTTGCACTACCCTGTGATCATGAACCCAAGGACACGTGCCAAACTGGCTTTTGCCGCTTGGTTTCCAGGCTTTCCTGTAGCTACTGTGCAGACCACATGGCTCTTCAGCTTTCCATTCTGTGGTGCCAACAAGGTGAACCACTTTTTCTGTGACAGCCCACCTGTGCTGAGGTTGGTGTGTGCAGACACTGCACTATTTGAGATCTATGCGGTGGTTGGATCCATTATATTCATCATGATACCATGTTTGCTGATCCTGTGTTCCTACACTCGCATCGCTGCTGCCATTCTCAAGATTCCATCAGCTAAAGGGAAGCATAAAGCCTTCTctacctgctcctcccacctccttgTTGTCTCCCTTTTCTATGTATCTTCAAGCCTCACTTATGCCCGGCCTAAGTCCAATAATTCTCCTGAGAGCAAGAAGCTGCTGTCATTGTCCTACACTGTTGTGACCCCCATGTTGAACCCCATCATCTATAGCCTGAGAAATAATGAGGTGAAGAATGCTATTGGCCAGACCTTCCGCAAGTTCGTAGGCCTCAGAAGCTGCATCCTGTAG
- the LOC118968007 gene encoding olfactory receptor 10A5-like isoform X2: MGNSLIILITLADPTLHSPMYFFLRNLSFLEIGFNLVIVPKMLGTLIVQDTTISFHGCATQMYFFFFFGAAECSLLATMAYDRYVAICYPLHYPVIMNPRTRAKLAFAAWFPGFPVATVQTTWLFSFPFCGANKVNHFFCDSPPVLRLVCADTALFEIYAVVGSIIFIMIPCLLILCSYTRIAAAILKIPSAKGKHKAFSTCSSHLLVVSLFYVSSSLTYARPKSNNSPESKKLLSLSYTVVTPMLNPIIYSLRNNEVKNAIGQTFRKFVGLRSCIL, from the coding sequence ATGGGAAACAGCCTCATCATTCTGATTACCTTAGCTGACCCCACGCTGCATagtcccatgtacttcttcctcaggaacTTGTCCTTCCTGGAGATTGGCTTCAACCTCGTCATTGTGCCCAAGATGCTGGGGACCTTGATCGTCCAGGACACAACCATCTCCTTCCATGGCTGTGCCACTCAgatgtatttcttcttcttcttcggAGCTGCTGAATGTTCCCTCCTGGCCACCATGGCATACGACCGCTATGTAGCCATCTGCTATCCCTTGCACTACCCTGTGATCATGAACCCAAGGACACGTGCCAAACTGGCTTTTGCCGCTTGGTTTCCAGGCTTTCCTGTAGCTACTGTGCAGACCACATGGCTCTTCAGCTTTCCATTCTGTGGTGCCAACAAGGTGAACCACTTTTTCTGTGACAGCCCACCTGTGCTGAGGTTGGTGTGTGCAGACACTGCACTATTTGAGATCTATGCGGTGGTTGGATCCATTATATTCATCATGATACCATGTTTGCTGATCCTGTGTTCCTACACTCGCATCGCTGCTGCCATTCTCAAGATTCCATCAGCTAAAGGGAAGCATAAAGCCTTCTctacctgctcctcccacctccttgTTGTCTCCCTTTTCTATGTATCTTCAAGCCTCACTTATGCCCGGCCTAAGTCCAATAATTCTCCTGAGAGCAAGAAGCTGCTGTCATTGTCCTACACTGTTGTGACCCCCATGTTGAACCCCATCATCTATAGCCTGAGAAATAATGAGGTGAAGAATGCTATTGGCCAGACCTTCCGCAAGTTCGTAGGCCTCAGAAGCTGCATCCTGTAG